One window of Centropristis striata isolate RG_2023a ecotype Rhode Island chromosome 21, C.striata_1.0, whole genome shotgun sequence genomic DNA carries:
- the pnpo gene encoding pyridoxine-5'-phosphate oxidase, whose translation MRRILSANLLRKISLLGRNHSPSHASLTAGRQRVFLLSFCRKSSTERTNMDLSDMRKKYKGDEECFEESHLASLDPIKQFGNWFDEAAKCPEIGEPNAMCIATATKDGRPSARMVLLKGFSHEGFRFFTNYESRKGSELESNPYACLVFYWEPLNRQIRIEGTVERIPLQSSCDYFHSRPKSSQIGAVVSRQSTPVPDRDFLRQKNAELEEKYKDSEVPMPDYWGGYMVKPYYMEFWQGQTNRLHDRIVFTRPRDGETALQEFQHAAEGGWVYQRLSP comes from the exons ATGAGGCGCATACTCAGTGCGAATTTATTGAGGAAGATCAGTTTATTAGGTAGGAATCATAGTCCATCTCATGCCTCTCTGACAGCAGGACGGCAGCGAGTGTTTCTACTGAGTTTCTGCAGGAAATCATCGACTGAGCGCACAAACATGGACCTGAGCGACATGAGGAAGAAATACAAAGGAGACGAGGAG tgttttgAGGAGAGTCATCTTGCGTCTCTGGACCCGATCAAACAGTTTGGAAACTGGTTTGATGAAGCAGCAAAGTGTCCAGAGATCGGAGAGCCTAACGCCATGTGCATCGCCACGGCAACCAA AGACGGACGTCCGTCTGCTCGGATGGTCCTCCTGAAAGGTTTCAGCCACGAAGGTTTCCGTTTCTTCACAAACTACGAGAGCAGGAAAGGTTCAGAGCTG GAGAGTAATCCGTACGCCTGTCTGGTGTTTTACTGGGAGCCTCTGAACAGACAG ATTCGCATCGAGGGCACCGTGGAGCGGATCCCCCTCCAGAGCTCCTGTGATTACTTCCACTCCCGACCGAAGAGCAGCCAGATCGGAGCGGTGGTGAGCCGGCAGAGCACGCCGGTCCCCGACAGAGAC tttctGAGGCAGAAAAACGCAGAACTGGAGGAGAAATACAAAGACTCAGAGGTGCCGATGCCCGACTACTG GGGGGGCTACATGGTGAAGCCGTACTACATGGAGTTCTGGCAGGGTCAGACCAACCGGCTGCACGACCGCATCGTCTTCACGCGGCCGCGGGACGGAGAGACGGCGCTGCAGGAGTTCCAGCACGCTGCAGAGGGAGGCTGGGTGTACCAGCGCCTCTCCCCCTGA
- the LOC131959858 gene encoding histone-lysine N-methyltransferase PRDM9-like has product MSDRSGGVEWVETAEEVVIIEECVPAENHTSAVIPVLEPEETPIQKLLGSVGNGDNPEADGGFYCEECLTLFQDQNDPANFNGPSFILDFPTSAALSQRALLSLPYGLMIGRSSIPSAGVGVINHGPIVSPGMHFGPYEGEVTTREKATSSDFSWEVCKGKDEYEYIDAARDSHSNWMRYINCARNKDETNLLAVQYKGSILYHCCRTINPGDELMVWPSSKFLAHFSETWTQAWLMKLNAAERRTTATSQIFLCSHCQLSFTTESFLQRHVEYFHIQPEEDSTTPAAEAAEPENPAASADSDHSAASLSVLPVDPVQSKTCGDCGKVFKQIPHLRRHKRCVHSNKRPYCCPQCRRSFSQASGLIRHQLVHRKQVVIKDADKIQSEKKELRSEVLNTADPAVTEEMKESESVQEVTEAESKSAGDAETSQFICTDCSKSFTNEASLKKHKATVHERLRPYVCTECHKCFIQYNDLTRHLRHHQQQQKKEGKLNEAPEGSSTMPFSCAECSLTFSSVDSLQQHIGEQHSEETTVENQEDDAVPAGDDQSQDPDFRPQSAVESIGRRQRPQRLGARSKISAITKLIAPKRRAAICKKASTSPAQTERSSSEPDPPAVRNGKVTKYKWFSCNRCKRTYGNPDDLKAHKCALRQLKCGQCGATFTKSGFLKRHEQMVHVDAKSYSCDRCGKVFTTSGKLKRHQKSNTCMKYHCTSELFPCSFCQFSFTMKSYLIKHIKRHHPVEYLSHCDQLEHLGEEEQEEEEEEEEEGGKEYVCPHCGKSCASTKAFKSHTCLQQVKVLYLCTDCGKGFTNHYSLKQHQRIHTGEKPYSCPHCSKSFSYTGQLNVHLRTHTGEKPYLCTHCGESFRQSGDLKRHERKHTGVRPYSCPECSKSFSRPQSLKAHQMLHLGQRMFKCTQCGKSFSRNYHLRRHHQKMHL; this is encoded by the exons ATGTCGGACAGGAGCGGCGGGGTGGAGTGGGTCGAGACAGCCGAGGAGGTTGTTATCATAGAGGAGTGCGTCCCTGCAGAAAACCACACATCTGCAG TGATTCCAGTTTTAGAGCCAGAAGAAACACCGATCCAGAAGTTACTGGGCTCGGTGGGAAACGGAGACAACCCAGAGGCTGATGGTGGCTTTT attgCGAGGAGTGTCTGACTCTCTTCCAGGACCAGAATGATCCTGCTAACTTTAACGGCCCGTCGTTTATTCTTGACTTTCCGACGAGCGCCGCTCTCTCCCAGAGGGCCCTGCTCTCGCTGCCCTACGGCCTGATGATCGGCAGGTCCAGTATTCCCAGTGCAGGCGTCGGGGTCATAAATCACGGACCGATTGTGTCTCCGGGAATGCATTTTGGACCGTATGAGGGTGAAGTTACAACAAGAGAAAAAGCAACGTCAAGTGACTTCTCCTGGGAG GTTTGCAAAGGAAAAGATGAGTATGAGTACATTGACGCTGCCAGAGACTCACACTCAAACTGGATGAG GTACATCAACTGTGCTCGTAATAAAGACGAGACAAATCTCCTGGCGGTCCAGTACAAAGGCAGCATCCTTTACCACTGCTGTCGCACCATAAACCCTGGAGATGAGCTCATGGTTTGGCCCAGCAGCAAGTTTCTCGCCCATTTTAGTGAAACTTGGACCCAGGCCTGGCTCATGAAGTTGAATGCAGCAG AGAGGAGGACGACTGCGACCTCTCAGATCTTCCTGTGCTCCCACTGTCAGCTGTCCTTCACCACAGAGTCCTTCCTGcagagacatgtagaatactTCCACATTCAGCCTGAAGAGGACTCCACAACACCGGCTGCTGAGGCCGCTGAACCTGAGAATCCTGCAGCCAGCGCAGACTCTGATCACTCTGCAGCCTCCCTGTCAGTGTTACCTGTCGATCCCGTCCAGTCCAAAACATGTGGCGACTGTGGGAAGGTTTTCAAGCAGATCCCTCACCTCAGGAGGCACAAGCGCTGTGTCCACTCCAACAAACGTCCCTACTGCTGCCCGCAGTGCAGACGCAGCTTCAGCCAGGCGTCCGGCTTAATCAGACACCAGCTGGTCCACAGGAAGCAGGTTGTGATAAAAGACGCAGACAAAATCCAGAGTGAAAAGAAAGAACTGAGATCAGAAGTTTTAAACACTGCAGATCCAGCTGTGACAGAGGAAATGAAGGAAAGTGAGAGTGTGCAAGaagtaactgaagctgagaGTAAATCTGCAGGAGATGCAGAAACCTCCCAGTTCATTTGTACAGACTGCAGTAAGAGCTTCACAAACGAAGCATCTCTGAAGAAGCATAAAGCGACCGTGCATGAGCGGTTACGGCCGTACGTCTGCACCGAGTGCCACAAGTGCTTCATCCAGTACAACGACCTGACCCGGCACCTGCGGCATCAccagcaacaacaaaagaaggaaggaaaactAAACGAGGCTCCAGAGGGCTCCAGCACCATGCCCTTTAGCTGTGCTGAGTGTTCACTGACGTTCTCTTCAGTGGActccctgcagcagcacattggTGAGCAGCACTCGGAGGAAACCACGGTGGAAAATCAAGAAGATGACGCCGTGCCTGCTGGTGACGATCAGAGCCAAGATCCAGACTTCAGACCACAATCTGCAGTCGAATCTATTGGACGACGTCAGAGGCCTCAGCGGCTTGGAGCTAGATCTAAAATCTCTGCCATAACCAAGCTCATAGCTCCAAAACGAAGGGCGGCCATCTGCAAGAAGGCGTCCACCAGCCCTGCTCAGACGGAGAGGAGCTCCTCTGAACCGGATCCACCTGCTGTGAGGAACGGAAAGGTGACAAAATACAAATGGTTCAGCTGTAATCGCTGCAAACGAACATACGGAAACCCAGACGATCTCAAAGCACATAAGTGCGCTCTGAGACAGCTCAAGTGTGGTCAGTGTGGCGCAACCTTCACTAAGTCTGGCTTCCTGAAGAGACACGAGCAGATGGTGCATGTAGATGCAAAGTCGTACAGCTGTGACCGCTGCGGGAAAGTCTTCACTACATCTGGTAAACTGAAACGGCATCAAAAGAGCAACACTTGCATGAAATATCACTGCACGTCTGAGCTCTTCCCCTGCTCGTTCTGTCAGTTCTCCTTCACGATGAAGAGCTAccttataaaacacattaaacggCACCACCCGGTGGAGTACCTGTCACACTGCGACCAGCTGGAGCATCTAggggaagaggagcaggaggaggaggaggaggaggaggaggaggggggaaagGAATATGTTTGCCCTCACTGTGGCAAGAGCTGTGCAAGCACCAAAGCTTTCAAATCCCACACGTGTCTGCAGCAGGTGAAGGTGCTGTACTTGTGCACCGACTGTGGGAAGGGCTTCACCAACCACTACAGCCTGAAGCaacatcaacgcattcacacGGGCGAGAAGCCGTACAGCTGCCCGCACTGCAGCAAGAGCTTCTCCTACACCGGGCAGCTCAACGTGCACCTCCGGACGCACACCGGGGAGAAACCGTACCTGTGCACGCACTGCGGCGAGAGCTTCCGCCAGTCGGGAGACCTGAAGAGACACGAGAGGAAGCACACGGGCGTCAGGCCCTACAGCTGCCCCGAGTGCTCAAAAAGCTTCAGCCGCCCGCAGAGTCTCAAAGCTCACCAGATGCTCCACTTGGGACAGAGAATGTTCAAATGCACCCAGTGTGGGAAGAGCTTCTCCAGAAACTATCACCTCAGGAGGCACCATCAGAAGATGCACTTGTAG